TCCGCGAGGCCATGGACGAGACCGGCCTCGCCCCCGTCCGCTTCTGCACCGATCCCAATGGCCGCGCGGCCCTGCGCCGGATCGAAGAACGCCTGACCGAGGGGGGCGCCCTGCCGGTGCCGCTGAGCGTGCACGTTCTCGACCACGAGATGATCAACGCCTTCGCGCTGCCGGGCGGGCACATCGTCTTCTTCCGGGGGCTGATCGAGGCAGCCGAGACGCCCGAAGAACTCGCGTCGGTCTTTGCGCATGAGATCGGCCACGTCGTCAGCCGCGATCCGACGCGGCACGCGTTGCGCTCCGCCGGGTCGATCGGCGTGCTGGGCCTGCTGTTCGGAGACTTCGCGGGCGGCACCGTCGTCCTCTTCCTGACCGAGCGGCTGATCGAGGCGCGCTACAGCCAAGACGCAGAGGCGGCGGCGGACGGCTTCGCCCATGCCATGCTCGAGCGCGCGGGCATTTCCCCGGCGGCGCTGGGCGACATGTTCGAGCACCTGCTGCGCGAGGCCGGGGACACGCAGGGCGTCATGGCGCATTTCCTCTCGCACCCGCGCCTCGGCGACCGCATCGCCCGCGCCCGCGCCGCAACGCCCGAGGGGTTTCAGACGCGGCCCCTGCTGGACGACGAGGGCTGGGCCGCCCTGAAATCCGTCTGCGGGACATAGGCCGAACGGGCTGCGTCTCGAAGGAAGCTAGTTCTCCCCTTGCGCCTTGGCTTGCCATGATCGCCCCGCGCCGCTTCTGGCGGCCCCGCTCCGGTCCTGAATCCCGCGCTCCGACCTCGGGTGTCTCACTCCGGCCTCGGTTGCCACGCTCCGGTCTCGGGTGTCGCGCTACGATTCCGGATGCCACGCGCCGGTCCAGGATATTGCTCCGGTCGTCTGTCCCGCGCGCCGGTCCCGGATGTCGCAAGGCCGCCCCGTTTCCAGCGCTGCCATCGGCTTTCCCGGCGCCCGATATCTCCCTTGCCGTTGGTGCATCAGCGGGTATCCCTGTCCCCCAAGCCCCTGCGACCGAAGTCTCATTTCCCGCCGAAC
This region of Ponticoccus alexandrii genomic DNA includes:
- a CDS encoding M48 family metallopeptidase, which produces MTEPTVIHVGTPPEPRFDALYLDGASAAPERVTLTVDRARGMLTGPGIDWPLAEIREVRDQAGADLMVLRLAGDPVQRLILRDFGLRPFLPGRLRAAPVTRRGRLMGWAAAALASVALILGVLVPTMADQLAGYIPPEGERALGEVTLTQIREAMDETGLAPVRFCTDPNGRAALRRIEERLTEGGALPVPLSVHVLDHEMINAFALPGGHIVFFRGLIEAAETPEELASVFAHEIGHVVSRDPTRHALRSAGSIGVLGLLFGDFAGGTVVLFLTERLIEARYSQDAEAAADGFAHAMLERAGISPAALGDMFEHLLREAGDTQGVMAHFLSHPRLGDRIARARAATPEGFQTRPLLDDEGWAALKSVCGT